In the Chloroherpetonaceae bacterium genome, one interval contains:
- a CDS encoding ABC transporter substrate-binding protein, with product MKLYHWLLLPLMVGLVACGKKDVRPTEAKKGTETTKFAAPPNTLVHAYIADLTLNPILQSESNSDEFCKMIYPRLMQEEFDTTMGLIVYRPLFATRWEVRNGNREIVFTLRRDVKWTDGKPVTAQDWKFSYELYADPVIASVRQNFITENFLQEKDGRVDLNKAVEIPNDSTLIVRFRKPMAVDLMCKYTNLPFIAEHIWKDVKREDFRKSEFNRDPQKLIGCGPYKVEKWVPNSECVLVANPTCNLPAPPKIERIINRVVQENTTRLAMLRTGEADMVQGVPPEEAEKMQKENPNVEIHQRGMITYLYVGWMNIDQNLYNQSKKIAPHPLFGSKKVRQALTYAINRQEYVDGFLRGYGMLGFSDVVPVCKWAQNPELKPYPYDPEKAKALLAEEGWKKGSDGILEKEGRKFSFKLFINKGNKGREFLSVLIQKNLKEIGIDCQIETIESNVMTEKMRKRELDVMIAGFIVAPPDVDPSETRLSDLERTPYNFVCFQNKRVDELIDQAKAELNILNTAPIWKEYQKIIYDEQPETIVSWSSPLIGVSKRIKKAVITPVAAFDRIWEWEMEQSLAEKK from the coding sequence ATGAAACTTTACCACTGGCTTTTACTACCGCTGATGGTTGGGCTCGTAGCCTGTGGCAAGAAAGATGTTCGGCCCACTGAAGCAAAAAAGGGAACCGAGACAACCAAATTTGCTGCGCCACCGAACACACTGGTGCATGCTTACATTGCGGACCTCACGCTAAACCCCATCTTGCAGAGTGAGAGCAACTCTGATGAGTTCTGCAAAATGATTTACCCACGATTGATGCAGGAAGAATTTGATACGACTATGGGCTTGATTGTCTATAGACCACTTTTTGCAACTCGCTGGGAAGTGCGCAATGGCAATCGTGAAATTGTCTTTACGCTGCGCCGCGATGTGAAGTGGACGGACGGAAAGCCCGTAACCGCACAAGACTGGAAGTTTAGCTATGAGCTTTACGCTGACCCTGTTATTGCATCAGTGCGCCAGAATTTTATCACGGAAAATTTCTTGCAGGAAAAAGATGGCCGCGTTGACTTAAACAAAGCGGTTGAGATTCCAAATGACTCAACGCTTATTGTGCGCTTCCGCAAGCCAATGGCGGTCGACCTAATGTGCAAATACACCAACTTGCCCTTCATTGCAGAGCACATTTGGAAGGATGTAAAGCGTGAGGACTTTCGCAAAAGTGAGTTCAACAGAGACCCACAAAAATTGATTGGCTGCGGGCCATACAAGGTAGAGAAATGGGTGCCAAACTCAGAGTGTGTGCTGGTGGCAAATCCAACTTGCAACTTGCCAGCGCCACCGAAGATTGAGCGCATCATCAACCGTGTGGTGCAGGAAAATACGACCCGCCTTGCAATGCTGCGCACAGGTGAAGCTGATATGGTGCAGGGTGTGCCACCTGAAGAAGCTGAAAAAATGCAAAAGGAAAATCCGAATGTGGAGATTCACCAGCGCGGAATGATAACTTACCTTTATGTCGGCTGGATGAATATTGACCAAAATCTTTATAACCAGAGCAAAAAAATCGCGCCGCATCCTCTTTTTGGTTCAAAGAAAGTGCGTCAGGCACTCACATATGCAATTAATCGGCAAGAGTATGTTGATGGTTTCCTAAGAGGCTATGGTATGTTAGGCTTTTCAGATGTCGTGCCAGTGTGTAAATGGGCGCAAAACCCTGAGCTAAAGCCTTATCCTTACGACCCTGAAAAGGCCAAAGCCTTGCTAGCAGAAGAAGGCTGGAAGAAAGGCAGCGATGGTATTCTTGAAAAAGAAGGACGAAAATTCAGCTTCAAGCTTTTTATCAACAAAGGCAATAAGGGGCGTGAGTTCTTATCTGTCTTAATTCAGAAGAATCTAAAAGAAATTGGCATTGATTGCCAGATTGAGACGATTGAGTCGAATGTGATGACCGAAAAAATGCGCAAGCGCGAGCTGGACGTGATGATTGCAGGTTTTATTGTAGCACCACCAGATGTGGATCCATCGGAGACACGTCTCTCCGACCTTGAAAGAACCCCCTACAACTTTGTTTGCTTCCAGAATAAACGTGTCGATGAACTCATTGACCAAGCAAAAGCCGAGCTGAATATCTTGAACACTGCACCGATTTGGAAAGAATACCAGAAAATTATCTACGACGAGCAGCCCGAAACAATTGTGTCTTGGTCTTCACCACTGATTGGTGTAAGCAAGCGCATAAAAAAAGCGGTGATTACACCAGTGGCAGCCTTCGACAGAATCTGGGAATGGGAAATGGAACAGAGCCTTGCTGAGAAAAAGTAA
- a CDS encoding GNAT family N-acetyltransferase, which produces MLIWVLKPFSALSLSELYAALKARQQVFVVEQHCAYLDLDDCDQMSHHLFGFDEAHQLAAYCRLVPPCIKFTEPSIGRVLTLPSVRGKGYGKALMHTAISHIQQLYPRQPIRIGAQLYLERFYNTFGFVRASLPYDEDGIAHIEMLRAADA; this is translated from the coding sequence ATGCTTATTTGGGTGTTAAAGCCTTTTTCGGCGCTTAGTCTTTCAGAGCTTTACGCTGCCCTCAAAGCGCGCCAGCAGGTGTTTGTCGTCGAGCAGCATTGCGCGTATTTGGACCTTGACGACTGCGACCAGATGTCGCATCACCTTTTTGGCTTTGATGAAGCGCACCAGCTTGCAGCTTACTGTCGCCTTGTGCCACCCTGCATTAAGTTCACGGAGCCGTCGATTGGACGCGTGCTGACACTGCCATCGGTGCGTGGCAAAGGTTACGGCAAAGCCTTGATGCACACAGCGATTTCCCACATTCAACAACTTTACCCTCGTCAACCTATTCGCATTGGTGCCCAGCTTTACTTAGAGCGATTCTATAACACCTTTGGCTTCGTGCGCGCTTCACTACCATATGACGAAGACGGCATTGCACACATTGAAATGCTACGCGCTGCTGATGCGTAA